From the genome of uncultured Pseudodesulfovibrio sp., one region includes:
- the neuC gene encoding UDP-N-acetylglucosamine 2-epimerase, whose product MKICVFTGTRAEYGLLTPLLKRLQADVDTELTLLVSGSHLSERHGHTVAAIRTDGFPIGAEVPLPLTDDSRLGVALAMGEAVTGCARALDGINPDMLVLLGDRWECLACATAASLVGIPVVHIHGGETTEGAVDEQFRHAITKLSRLHFTSCEPYRKRVIQLGEAPDTVFNVGALGVENIKTVPLMDREALEASLDFSLGDKFLLVTYHPATLAADGVAETEGFFAGLEAVLAEDESLKAVITGANADPGGSLVDARATKLHDAFPDRTLVIPSLGLVRYLSAMSLCSAVAGNSSSGILEAPSLNVPTVNVGDRQKGREQAVSVFDCASDAESVARTLRHALSPQGGDIAKQARNPYEKYGTSQRMLDILKLGAPQGAKPFFDIDYRLSKD is encoded by the coding sequence GTGAAGATCTGTGTATTTACCGGCACCCGCGCCGAATACGGCCTGCTCACCCCGCTTCTGAAACGGCTTCAGGCCGATGTGGACACGGAGCTGACCCTCCTGGTCTCGGGCTCCCACCTTTCCGAGCGCCACGGCCATACCGTGGCCGCCATCCGGACTGACGGGTTCCCCATTGGCGCCGAGGTCCCCCTCCCGCTTACCGACGATTCCCGTCTCGGTGTGGCCCTGGCCATGGGCGAGGCCGTGACCGGCTGCGCCCGTGCACTGGACGGCATCAATCCGGACATGCTGGTACTCCTGGGCGACCGCTGGGAGTGTCTGGCCTGCGCCACGGCCGCAAGCCTTGTCGGCATACCCGTGGTCCACATCCACGGCGGGGAAACCACCGAAGGTGCCGTGGATGAGCAATTCCGCCATGCGATCACCAAGCTGTCACGGCTCCATTTCACTTCCTGCGAACCCTACCGGAAACGGGTCATCCAGCTGGGCGAAGCACCGGACACCGTTTTCAACGTGGGCGCACTGGGCGTGGAGAATATCAAGACCGTGCCTCTCATGGACCGGGAAGCCCTGGAAGCGAGCCTGGACTTTTCCCTGGGCGACAAATTTCTGCTGGTAACCTACCACCCGGCCACGCTGGCCGCCGATGGTGTGGCCGAAACCGAAGGATTCTTCGCCGGACTTGAGGCCGTGCTGGCAGAAGACGAATCCCTGAAAGCGGTGATCACCGGGGCCAACGCCGATCCGGGCGGTTCATTGGTCGACGCGCGCGCCACCAAGCTGCATGACGCATTTCCCGACCGCACCCTGGTCATCCCGTCCCTAGGACTTGTCCGCTACCTGTCGGCCATGAGTCTCTGCTCGGCCGTGGCGGGCAACTCGTCATCCGGCATACTGGAGGCCCCCAGCCTCAACGTACCCACAGTCAACGTGGGCGACCGTCAGAAGGGACGAGAGCAAGCGGTGTCGGTATTCGACTGCGCGTCCGACGCCGAATCCGTGGCCCGGACCCTGCGCCACGCCTTGTCGCCTCAGGGAGGGGACATTGCCAAGCAGGCGCGTAACCCGTATGAAAAATACGGCACCAGCCAGCGCATGCTGGACATCCTGAAACTGGGTGCGCCCCAAGGGGCCAAACCCTTCTTCGACATCGACTACCGCCTGTCCAAGGACTAG